The bacterium genome contains a region encoding:
- a CDS encoding pyridoxal phosphate-dependent aminotransferase, producing MSLSKCVQRIEESITLAITAKASAMKAEGHDVVGLSAGEPDFDTPENIKQAAIKAINAGMTKYTPSSGTPALRKAIVEKFKKDNGLEYKPAEVMVNCGAKHSVFLAVMALVDPGDEVLIPTPYWVSYPEMVKCAGGAPVVIETSAAEELKLTPAKLAKAITPKTKALILNSPSNPSGMVYTRAELQALVPVLKAHPQVWVISDEIYEKLLYDGAEHVSIASLDADIFKRTITINGVSKSYSMTGWRIGYAAGPLTIIKGMGNLQSQETSNPTSISQAATLEALTGPQDSVAKMVVAFDERRKYMVGRLNAIPGVKCSTPKGAFYVFPDFSSYYGKKFNGKVISGSVELCNFLLEEMKVAAVPGGGFGADKHLRFSYACSMETIKKALDRIEEGLKKLS from the coding sequence ATGTCCTTGTCCAAATGCGTGCAGCGAATCGAGGAATCCATCACGTTGGCGATCACGGCCAAGGCCTCGGCCATGAAAGCCGAGGGCCACGATGTGGTCGGGCTTTCGGCCGGCGAGCCGGATTTCGACACCCCGGAGAATATCAAGCAGGCCGCGATCAAGGCGATCAACGCCGGCATGACCAAATACACTCCCAGTTCGGGCACCCCGGCCCTGCGCAAGGCCATTGTCGAGAAGTTCAAGAAAGACAACGGCCTGGAGTACAAGCCGGCCGAGGTGATGGTCAACTGCGGGGCCAAGCACAGCGTGTTCCTGGCCGTGATGGCCCTGGTCGACCCGGGCGATGAGGTGCTGATCCCCACGCCCTACTGGGTGAGCTACCCCGAGATGGTCAAGTGCGCGGGCGGCGCCCCGGTGGTGATCGAGACCAGCGCCGCCGAGGAGTTGAAGCTCACCCCGGCCAAGCTGGCCAAAGCGATCACCCCGAAGACCAAGGCGCTGATACTCAACAGCCCGTCCAACCCCAGCGGCATGGTCTACACCCGCGCCGAGCTTCAGGCCCTGGTGCCGGTGCTCAAGGCCCATCCGCAGGTCTGGGTGATCAGCGACGAGATCTATGAGAAACTTCTTTACGACGGGGCCGAGCACGTATCAATCGCCAGCCTGGACGCCGACATCTTCAAGCGCACGATCACGATCAACGGCGTGTCCAAGAGCTACAGCATGACCGGCTGGCGTATCGGCTACGCCGCGGGTCCGCTGACGATAATCAAAGGTATGGGGAACCTTCAGAGCCAGGAGACCTCTAACCCCACCTCCATCTCGCAGGCCGCCACCCTGGAGGCCCTGACCGGCCCCCAGGACAGCGTGGCCAAGATGGTGGTGGCGTTCGACGAGCGCCGCAAGTACATGGTCGGCCGCCTGAACGCCATTCCGGGTGTCAAGTGCTCCACCCCCAAGGGCGCCTTTTACGTGTTCCCGGATTTCTCCTCCTACTATGGGAAGAAATTCAACGGGAAAGTGATCTCCGGCAGCGTGGAGCTGTGCAATTTCCTGCTCGAGGAAATGAAAGTGGCGGCCGTGCCGGGCGGCGGTTTCGGTGCGGATAAGCATTTGCGGTTCAGCTATGCCTGCTCCATGGAGACGATCAAGAAAGCGCTGGACCGGATCGAGGAAGGCCTGAAGAAGCTGAGCTGA
- a CDS encoding GWxTD domain-containing protein, which yields MAEGILAKEPQNGPANFLVGLALLGEDPKRDNRPVAGEYFVKAAQAGYHQPFGSWDKCPVNESAYISANWEPTDDILKENDPQKFNTAINLLENIVTVKHKEHDASEHLGKLFIQTGQSRRAMDLFQRLLEASPDQSESIYTLGLGFFDIYNREMAESILADLSSEGPENLTSLMKLLMARAFFVLGDNRIASVYYFQAMDDLNEISAREIYRDNIDIILDKEKSEYEHCRTVDQKKAFLRKFWKSRDPSPTTEYNERLVEHYRRLNYSKQNFYIRQTKGYDDRGRIYIKHGEPDQKAVLYGNFGIRDSESWLYRRKPEDFIFHFVKRTGSFLIVPRLADAVVGSSYAEDYTTKPNPDNPDQSSLVSAAGLNSNFRELLLNRAEIAPLYFQMATERADFNDPEYVMRELETNYAMEENKLVMPALTVGENTETYKPDMGAQPLDYYYYTADFMAMNANSNVNIFYGLPIAALDFKRDILGVRVNYESTFAVFDQEWNEVKRVYNQRSYQLKQEPDRNNKGLLLVDKQTLNLPPGQYHYSVSVRDLGSNHLGIYKGELEVTHYKPDDFNVSQVVMASSVNQHEGARPGKFTRGRLDVMPLPSRSFLGNQPAFVYYEIYNLTKGTDGKKHYKVDFTIEADKLDRNIASKIVASFGGMVGKKEDKGKITLTFDKEGDPESIVEAEYVSIDISDSPAGTYNLTILVTDAVSGKTITRTNEFTIVNAPKKK from the coding sequence GCTGTTGGGTGAGGATCCCAAGCGCGACAACCGTCCGGTGGCCGGTGAATATTTCGTCAAGGCGGCGCAGGCAGGCTACCATCAGCCTTTCGGCTCCTGGGACAAATGTCCGGTGAACGAGAGCGCCTACATCTCGGCCAACTGGGAACCCACGGATGACATCCTCAAAGAGAACGACCCGCAGAAGTTTAACACAGCCATCAACCTGCTCGAGAACATCGTTACCGTGAAACACAAGGAACACGATGCCAGCGAGCACCTGGGCAAGCTGTTCATCCAGACCGGCCAGAGCCGCCGCGCGATGGACCTGTTCCAGCGCCTGCTGGAGGCCAGCCCGGATCAGAGTGAGTCGATCTACACCCTGGGGCTGGGCTTTTTCGATATCTACAACCGCGAGATGGCCGAGTCGATCCTGGCCGACCTTTCGAGCGAGGGCCCCGAGAACCTGACCTCGCTGATGAAGCTGCTGATGGCCCGGGCTTTTTTCGTGCTGGGGGACAACCGCATCGCCAGCGTCTACTATTTCCAGGCCATGGATGACCTGAACGAAATATCGGCGCGCGAAATCTACCGCGACAACATCGACATCATTCTGGACAAAGAGAAGAGCGAGTACGAGCACTGCCGGACAGTGGACCAGAAAAAGGCTTTCCTGCGCAAGTTCTGGAAGAGCCGCGACCCGTCGCCCACCACCGAGTACAATGAGCGTCTGGTGGAGCACTATCGCCGCCTGAACTATTCCAAGCAGAATTTTTACATCCGCCAGACCAAGGGCTACGATGACCGCGGCCGTATCTATATAAAGCACGGCGAGCCGGACCAGAAAGCGGTCCTGTACGGCAACTTCGGCATACGCGACAGCGAGAGCTGGCTCTACCGCCGCAAGCCCGAGGATTTCATCTTCCATTTCGTCAAGCGCACCGGCTCGTTCCTGATCGTGCCGCGGCTGGCGGATGCCGTGGTCGGCTCCTCCTACGCCGAGGACTACACCACCAAGCCCAACCCGGACAACCCGGACCAGAGCAGCCTGGTGAGCGCGGCCGGGCTGAATTCCAATTTCCGCGAGCTGCTGCTCAACCGGGCCGAAATCGCCCCGCTGTATTTCCAGATGGCCACGGAGCGGGCCGATTTCAACGACCCCGAGTACGTGATGCGTGAACTGGAAACGAATTACGCAATGGAGGAGAACAAGCTGGTGATGCCCGCCCTGACCGTGGGTGAAAACACCGAGACCTACAAGCCGGACATGGGCGCCCAGCCGCTGGATTACTATTACTACACAGCCGATTTCATGGCGATGAACGCCAACAGCAACGTGAACATTTTCTACGGCCTGCCCATCGCGGCCCTGGATTTCAAGCGCGATATCCTGGGCGTGCGGGTCAACTACGAGAGCACGTTCGCGGTGTTCGACCAGGAGTGGAACGAGGTCAAGCGGGTCTACAACCAGCGCAGCTACCAGCTCAAGCAGGAGCCGGACCGCAACAACAAGGGCCTTCTGCTGGTGGACAAGCAGACCCTGAACCTGCCTCCGGGCCAGTACCACTACTCGGTCAGCGTGCGCGACCTGGGCTCCAACCACCTGGGCATCTACAAGGGCGAGCTGGAGGTGACCCACTACAAGCCGGATGATTTCAACGTGAGCCAGGTGGTGATGGCCTCCAGTGTCAACCAGCACGAGGGCGCCCGTCCGGGCAAGTTCACCCGCGGGCGGCTGGATGTGATGCCCCTGCCGTCGCGCTCGTTCCTGGGCAACCAGCCGGCCTTTGTCTACTACGAAATCTACAACCTGACCAAGGGCACAGACGGCAAGAAGCACTACAAGGTTGATTTCACGATCGAGGCCGACAAGCTGGACCGCAACATCGCCTCCAAGATCGTGGCCTCTTTCGGCGGGATGGTGGGCAAGAAAGAGGACAAGGGCAAGATCACCCTGACCTTCGACAAAGAGGGCGACCCGGAGAGCATAGTCGAGGCCGAGTATGTCTCCATCGACATCAGCGACTCGCCGGCCGGGACTTACAACCTGACCATCCTGGTCACGGATGCCGTTTCGGGCAAGACCATCACCCGGACCAACGAGTTCACGATAGTCAACGCTCCGAAGAAGAAATAG
- a CDS encoding LL-diaminopimelate aminotransferase, whose translation MSENFMQELFAERIGGVNFGKSNQIYKFEKIKRAKRAAMQEHPEVELIDLGVGEPDDMAPALIVNTLIEEARKPGNRGYTDNGIAEFRQAAARYMERVFGVPGLDPETQINHSIGSKSALALLPSALVNPGDTVLMTVPGYPVFGTHSAWYGANVVNLPLREENGFRPDLNGLAPEVLKKAKVLVINYPNNPTGRNADEAFYAQVVEFAHKHRIAVVQDAAYAALVYGRKPLSFLSVPGALEVGIELHSLSKSFNMTGWRIGFVAGNAGLVKAFAEVKDHSDSGQFAAIQKAAAVGLDHPEITEQICAKYERKLRLLCEVFGSFGFSPRLPEGTFYLYMKAPRGIQGGPEFDSAEACSQYLIRQHLISSVPEDAVGPYLRLSATFVAPGEEREKQIAEEIKKRLGGLKFQF comes from the coding sequence ATGTCCGAGAATTTCATGCAGGAGCTGTTCGCCGAGCGGATCGGCGGGGTGAATTTCGGCAAGTCCAACCAAATCTACAAGTTCGAAAAGATAAAGCGTGCCAAGCGCGCCGCGATGCAGGAGCACCCGGAGGTGGAGCTGATCGACCTGGGCGTGGGCGAGCCGGATGACATGGCCCCGGCGCTCATCGTGAACACGTTGATCGAGGAGGCCCGCAAGCCGGGCAACCGCGGCTACACTGACAACGGCATCGCCGAGTTCCGTCAGGCGGCCGCGCGCTACATGGAGCGCGTGTTCGGCGTGCCGGGCCTCGACCCCGAGACCCAGATCAACCACTCCATCGGCAGCAAGAGCGCCCTGGCCCTGTTGCCCAGCGCCCTGGTCAACCCCGGCGACACGGTCCTGATGACCGTGCCCGGCTACCCGGTGTTCGGCACGCACAGCGCCTGGTATGGCGCCAACGTGGTGAATCTGCCCCTGAGGGAGGAAAACGGCTTCCGGCCCGACCTGAACGGTCTTGCGCCGGAAGTGTTGAAAAAAGCCAAGGTGCTGGTGATCAACTACCCGAACAACCCCACCGGCCGCAACGCGGATGAGGCATTCTACGCCCAGGTGGTGGAGTTCGCGCACAAGCACCGGATCGCCGTGGTGCAGGATGCCGCCTACGCGGCCCTGGTCTACGGGCGCAAGCCGCTGTCGTTCCTGTCCGTTCCCGGCGCGTTGGAGGTGGGGATCGAGCTGCACTCCCTGTCCAAGAGCTTCAACATGACCGGCTGGCGGATCGGGTTTGTCGCCGGCAACGCGGGCCTGGTCAAGGCGTTCGCCGAGGTCAAGGACCACTCGGACAGCGGCCAGTTCGCCGCGATCCAGAAAGCCGCCGCAGTGGGCCTCGACCACCCCGAGATCACGGAGCAGATCTGCGCCAAGTACGAGCGCAAGCTGCGCCTTCTGTGCGAGGTGTTCGGCTCGTTCGGGTTCAGCCCGCGCCTGCCCGAGGGGACTTTCTACCTCTACATGAAAGCCCCGCGCGGCATCCAGGGCGGACCGGAGTTCGACAGCGCCGAGGCCTGCTCGCAGTACCTGATCCGCCAGCACCTGATCTCCAGCGTGCCCGAGGACGCGGTCGGCCCGTACCTGCGGCTGAGCGCCACTTTCGTGGCCCCCGGCGAGGAGCGGGAGAAACAGATCGCCGAGGAGATCAAAAAGCGCCTGGGCGGCCTGAAATTCCAGTTCTGA
- the dapB gene encoding 4-hydroxy-tetrahydrodipicolinate reductase: protein MLKICLVGAAGRMGRRITAAVAASGDTRLVAAIEAPGNPSAGQDIGALSEGAPLGVAVSADLTAGVRAADVVIDFSLPVSLEKTVAACREAGKPLVTGITGLKPAEVDWLRQASTVIPLVYAPNMSVGVNVMFKVAAEVAKLLGDSFDVEIVETHHRFKKDAPSGTAKRLAEVIAEALGRDLGKVGCYGREGITGERPGDQIAIHAVRSGDVVGEHTVVFGALGERFEITHKAHSRDMFARGAVLAARFVSAAAPGLYDMQDVLGLKA, encoded by the coding sequence ATGCTGAAGATTTGTCTGGTGGGCGCGGCCGGGCGCATGGGGCGGCGGATCACCGCGGCCGTGGCCGCAAGCGGTGACACCCGCCTTGTAGCCGCGATCGAGGCCCCGGGAAACCCCTCCGCAGGTCAGGATATCGGCGCGCTGTCCGAGGGCGCTCCCCTGGGTGTGGCGGTGAGCGCAGACTTGACCGCCGGAGTGCGCGCGGCGGATGTGGTGATCGATTTCTCCCTGCCCGTGTCGCTGGAAAAGACCGTGGCCGCCTGCCGCGAGGCCGGTAAGCCCCTGGTCACCGGGATCACCGGCCTCAAGCCTGCGGAGGTGGATTGGCTGCGCCAGGCTTCAACCGTGATCCCGCTGGTCTACGCACCCAACATGAGCGTGGGCGTGAACGTGATGTTCAAGGTGGCGGCCGAGGTGGCGAAATTGCTGGGCGACAGCTTCGATGTGGAGATCGTGGAAACGCACCACCGCTTCAAGAAAGACGCTCCCAGCGGCACGGCCAAACGTCTGGCCGAGGTGATCGCCGAGGCCCTGGGCCGCGATCTTGGCAAGGTGGGCTGCTACGGCCGTGAGGGTATCACCGGCGAGCGCCCGGGTGACCAGATCGCCATCCACGCCGTGCGCTCAGGCGACGTGGTCGGCGAGCACACGGTGGTGTTCGGCGCTCTGGGTGAAAGGTTCGAGATCACCCACAAGGCGCACAGCCGCGACATGTTCGCCCGCGGCGCGGTGCTGGCCGCGCGGTTCGTGTCCGCGGCGGCCCCCGGCCTCTACGACATGCAGGATGTCCTCGGGCTCAAGGCTTGA
- the dapA gene encoding 4-hydroxy-tetrahydrodipicolinate synthase gives MFEGSTVALVTPYRNGKVDEKALGELVEFHISKGTDALLPCGCTGEAATLTHAEQTHAVRIVVEATRGRVPVMAGSGSNSTAEAVELTREVKKAGADAALLISPYYNKPTQEGIYQHYKAVAEQVDIPIVLYNVPSRTGKSIEPETVARLSAIRNIVAIKEASGSVDQSSQIALLCDITILSGDDSLTLPLMSIGAKGIVSVAANVLPDRVAALCKAWLSGKPEEARKIHFELMPMFKALFIETNPIPVKTVLAEMGLIAEEFRLPLCPISEAARPKLLKVARDYKLI, from the coding sequence ATGTTCGAGGGATCGACTGTAGCCCTGGTGACCCCCTACCGTAACGGCAAGGTGGACGAGAAGGCCCTGGGCGAGCTGGTGGAATTCCATATCTCCAAGGGTACGGATGCGCTTCTGCCCTGCGGCTGCACGGGCGAGGCGGCCACCCTGACCCACGCCGAGCAGACCCACGCGGTCCGGATCGTGGTCGAGGCGACCCGCGGCCGTGTGCCGGTGATGGCCGGTTCGGGCAGCAACTCCACCGCCGAGGCCGTGGAGCTGACCCGCGAGGTCAAGAAAGCCGGCGCGGATGCCGCCCTGCTGATCAGTCCCTACTACAACAAGCCCACGCAGGAGGGCATCTACCAGCATTACAAAGCCGTGGCCGAGCAGGTGGACATCCCCATTGTGCTGTACAACGTGCCCTCGCGCACCGGCAAAAGCATCGAGCCCGAGACCGTGGCGCGCCTGAGCGCGATCAGGAACATCGTGGCGATCAAGGAGGCCTCGGGCAGCGTGGACCAGTCGAGCCAGATCGCCCTGCTCTGCGATATCACGATCCTGTCGGGGGATGATTCGCTCACCCTGCCCCTGATGTCGATCGGGGCCAAGGGTATCGTGTCGGTGGCGGCCAACGTGCTGCCCGACCGGGTGGCCGCCCTGTGCAAGGCCTGGCTGAGCGGCAAGCCCGAGGAAGCCAGGAAAATCCATTTCGAGCTGATGCCGATGTTCAAGGCCCTGTTCATCGAGACTAACCCGATCCCGGTCAAGACAGTCCTGGCCGAGATGGGACTGATCGCCGAGGAGTTCCGCCTTCCGCTCTGCCCGATCTCCGAGGCCGCCCGTCCCAAGCTGCTCAAGGTGGCGCGCGACTACAAGCTGATCTGA